One segment of Amycolatopsis alba DSM 44262 DNA contains the following:
- a CDS encoding NAD(P)/FAD-dependent oxidoreductase has product MALVVVGASLAGLRAVEAARRDGYRGRIVLIGAEEHPPYDRLPLSKSFLDAEGPERVEPFHGEAALRDEFGVELLLGNPADGLDTVAREVSVAGETVAYEALVIATGATARRLPGSDGIAGVHALRTAEDALAIRAALDSGARTVVIGAGFIGSEVAAAARKRGLSSTIVEALDVPLARSVGAEAGAVCASLHWEAGTELRLSAKVTGLESDGGAVTGVRLATGEVLPADLVVAGIGVTPATGWLAGSGIPLHESDGGVVCDATLSTGVPGVYAAGDVAHAENPLFDGELMRLEHWTNAAEQGAAAARHALAPETARALAPVPYFWSDWYEHRIQFVGTPRADEVVAVPASDGFTALYRRGDRIVGALTIDRPREIMKYRRHIAGRAPWPEALAFAAA; this is encoded by the coding sequence ATGGCACTGGTCGTCGTGGGAGCGTCGCTGGCCGGACTGCGCGCGGTGGAGGCCGCGCGCCGGGACGGGTACCGGGGACGGATCGTGCTGATCGGCGCGGAAGAGCATCCGCCGTATGACCGGCTTCCGCTGTCGAAATCGTTCCTTGACGCGGAGGGCCCCGAGCGGGTCGAGCCGTTCCACGGTGAGGCCGCGCTGCGGGACGAGTTCGGTGTCGAACTGCTCCTGGGCAACCCCGCGGACGGACTCGACACCGTCGCTCGCGAAGTGTCGGTGGCGGGTGAGACCGTTGCTTACGAAGCGCTGGTGATCGCGACAGGCGCCACCGCGCGGCGGCTGCCCGGAAGCGACGGAATCGCCGGGGTCCACGCGCTGAGGACAGCCGAAGACGCCCTGGCGATCCGGGCCGCGCTCGACAGCGGGGCGCGGACGGTCGTGATCGGGGCGGGGTTCATCGGCTCGGAGGTCGCCGCGGCGGCCCGGAAGCGCGGGCTGTCGTCGACGATCGTCGAGGCGCTCGACGTCCCGCTCGCCAGATCCGTGGGGGCCGAGGCCGGTGCGGTGTGCGCTTCGCTGCACTGGGAGGCGGGCACGGAACTGCGGTTGTCCGCAAAGGTCACCGGGCTGGAATCCGACGGTGGCGCGGTGACCGGTGTCCGGCTTGCGACCGGCGAGGTGCTGCCTGCGGATCTCGTGGTCGCCGGCATCGGCGTCACCCCGGCCACCGGCTGGCTGGCGGGGAGCGGGATCCCGCTGCACGAGAGCGATGGTGGCGTGGTGTGCGATGCCACGCTCTCGACCGGGGTGCCCGGTGTGTACGCCGCCGGGGACGTCGCACACGCCGAGAACCCGCTGTTCGACGGCGAACTGATGCGGCTGGAGCACTGGACGAACGCCGCGGAGCAGGGTGCCGCGGCCGCTCGCCACGCGCTCGCCCCGGAAACGGCGCGTGCCCTGGCTCCGGTGCCGTACTTTTGGTCGGACTGGTACGAGCACCGGATCCAGTTCGTCGGCACCCCGCGGGCGGACGAGGTGGTCGCCGTCCCGGCTTCCGATGGTTTCACCGCGCTGTACCGGCGCGGGGACCGGATCGTCGGCGCGCTGACCATCGACCGGCCGCGCGAGATCATGAAATACCGCCGTCACATCGCCGGGCGTGCTCCGTGGCCCGAGGCACTGGCGTTCGCGGCTGCTTAG
- a CDS encoding ferredoxin, whose translation MMKIEADRAKCDGLGMCEAMAPDFFEVGDDGTVVVLDERPGEEFRQDLSAAVDACPVLALKLRD comes from the coding sequence ATGATGAAGATCGAAGCGGACCGCGCGAAATGCGACGGGCTGGGCATGTGCGAGGCGATGGCGCCCGACTTCTTCGAGGTGGGTGACGACGGCACGGTCGTGGTGCTCGACGAGCGGCCCGGCGAGGAGTTTCGTCAGGACCTGTCGGCGGCCGTCGACGCCTGCCCTGTCCTCGCCCTGAAACTGCGGGACTGA
- a CDS encoding TetR family transcriptional regulator — MTIMSEAPSAAATGGPYRQPIVASAIELTVRSGWSSVTMSKLAEIVGVSRQTVYNELGSKTQLAEAMISHELARFLSVVRDAFERHPEDLVEAIHDAVRGVLELADDNLLLRAIVSATHGADTELLPLLTVRAGSLLSEATIMLRGRVRAYGPPLDGEHLDVAIDVVVRTVLSHIMQPSDTPARTADALAWMASRVLGATTNRSLRHPSQD; from the coding sequence ATGACGATCATGAGCGAGGCACCCTCAGCCGCGGCCACGGGTGGCCCGTACCGGCAGCCGATCGTCGCGTCGGCGATCGAGCTGACCGTGCGTTCCGGCTGGTCCTCGGTGACGATGAGCAAACTCGCGGAGATCGTCGGCGTCAGCCGTCAGACCGTCTACAACGAACTCGGCTCGAAGACCCAGCTGGCCGAAGCGATGATCTCGCACGAACTCGCCCGGTTCCTCTCGGTCGTCCGGGATGCCTTCGAGCGGCACCCCGAAGACCTCGTCGAGGCGATCCACGACGCCGTCCGCGGCGTCCTCGAACTCGCCGACGACAACCTGCTGCTGCGTGCCATCGTGTCGGCGACGCACGGCGCCGACACGGAGTTGCTGCCGCTGCTGACGGTCCGGGCGGGCAGCCTCCTGAGCGAAGCGACGATCATGCTGCGCGGCCGTGTCCGCGCCTACGGGCCGCCACTGGACGGCGAGCATCTCGACGTCGCCATCGACGTCGTGGTCCGGACGGTGCTGAGTCACATCATGCAGCCGTCGGACACCCCGGCCCGGACGGCCGACGCGCTGGCGTGGATGGCGTCGCGGGTGCTCGGCGCGACCACGAACCGCTCACTGCGGCATCCGTCGCAGGATTAG
- a CDS encoding fatty acid desaturase, with amino-acid sequence MSEMTGTIPAGSTERWTDRKRYLWLIGLVVPSLAFLAIGLHAATGWGVWFWIGPIVILVVVPLIDLVAGLDRDNPPDDVIERLEKDRYYRWITFAFLPIQYAGFVAAFWLISRGDLSVVDKIGLAISIGCIGGIGINTAHELGHKKESHERWLSKIALAQSFYGHFYIEHNRGHHVRVATPEDPASSRVGESFYRFWPRTVFGSLKSAWGLERKRYARRDRHPFRIGNDVLNAWLMSAVLWTAMTVWLGPGILPYLVIQAVIGFSLLEVVNYMEHYGMRRQKVGTPERRRYERVDPSHSWNSNNIATNVLLYHLQRHSDHHANPTRRYQTLRDFAESPVLPTGYAGMIVLALFPPVWRRVMDPRVLAHFDGDLSRANIQPSKRGKILARYGTRVTVSSTAVDDTRGDATEGGMCPGCGYVYDEKLGDPREGFPSGTPWSSIPDSWCCPDCGVREKVDFVAPGRVGA; translated from the coding sequence ATGAGCGAGATGACGGGCACGATCCCGGCGGGCTCGACCGAGCGGTGGACCGACCGCAAGCGATACCTGTGGCTGATCGGCCTGGTGGTGCCCTCGCTCGCGTTCCTGGCCATCGGGCTGCACGCGGCCACCGGATGGGGTGTGTGGTTCTGGATCGGGCCGATCGTGATCCTCGTGGTCGTACCGCTGATCGACCTGGTCGCCGGGCTGGACCGGGACAACCCGCCGGACGACGTCATCGAACGGCTGGAGAAGGATCGCTACTACCGCTGGATCACCTTCGCGTTCCTGCCCATCCAGTACGCGGGTTTCGTGGCCGCGTTCTGGCTGATCTCGCGCGGCGATCTGTCCGTTGTGGACAAGATCGGGCTGGCGATCTCGATCGGCTGCATCGGCGGCATCGGGATCAACACCGCGCACGAACTCGGGCACAAGAAAGAAAGTCACGAGCGCTGGCTGTCGAAGATCGCGCTGGCGCAGAGTTTCTACGGTCACTTCTACATCGAGCACAACCGGGGCCACCACGTCCGGGTGGCGACCCCGGAGGATCCGGCCAGCAGCCGGGTGGGGGAGAGCTTCTACCGGTTCTGGCCGCGCACCGTGTTCGGTTCGCTGAAATCGGCGTGGGGCCTGGAACGCAAGCGGTACGCGCGGCGCGACCGGCATCCGTTCCGGATCGGCAACGACGTGCTCAACGCCTGGCTGATGTCGGCGGTGCTGTGGACGGCGATGACCGTGTGGCTGGGCCCTGGGATCCTGCCGTACCTGGTGATCCAGGCCGTGATCGGCTTCTCGCTGCTGGAGGTCGTGAACTACATGGAGCACTACGGCATGCGGCGGCAGAAGGTCGGCACGCCGGAGCGGCGGCGCTACGAACGGGTGGATCCCAGCCACAGCTGGAATTCCAACAACATCGCCACCAACGTCCTGCTCTATCACCTGCAACGGCACAGTGATCACCACGCCAACCCGACCCGCCGCTACCAGACACTGCGCGATTTCGCGGAGTCGCCGGTCCTGCCGACGGGGTACGCCGGGATGATCGTGCTGGCGCTGTTCCCGCCGGTCTGGCGCCGCGTGATGGACCCGCGAGTGCTCGCGCACTTCGACGGTGACCTCTCCCGCGCCAACATCCAGCCGTCGAAGCGGGGCAAGATCCTGGCGCGCTACGGAACCCGTGTCACCGTGTCGTCCACGGCCGTCGACGACACGCGCGGCGACGCGACCGAAGGCGGGATGTGCCCTGGCTGCGGCTACGTCTACGACGAGAAACTCGGCGACCCGCGGGAAGGTTTCCCATCCGGAACGCCCTGGTCGTCCATTCCGGATTCCTGGTGCTGCCCGGACTGCGGGGTGCGGGAGAAGGTCGATTTCGTGGCACCGGGAAGGGTCGGAGCATGA